One Rhizoctonia solani chromosome 2, complete sequence DNA segment encodes these proteins:
- a CDS encoding J domain-containing protein, translating into MEANRDDALKSLRLARKHFEGGNLSEARRLADKSISLFPTAEAKDFLATLASAPSPSGTPTDPPKASGAEVHPSAGGAHSRKGKTKDQATNGSEKKWTPEQAAVVKRVRSCGATAYYEVLAIEKTADEGEVKKAYRKLALQLHPDKNNALEQTRLSKVGGNPFTILSDPQKRAVYDQVGGDPEQRGGGGSAASSGMGGMRMRPGYNHMFFDEEINPEDVFNMFFGASGFGGPGFSTGFGNGFGGTPVFSASFGGPGIRVQRFGAPRRPAGQQQAGETGDTRSIFVQLLPLIALLAISLFSSLFSFITNGGPSYPGFRYDASKSFNVEQTTTRLNVPYFVSPNEWTEHPIGKVAEQVKAGAPTPSTSDLLKLRSFETIVERRYEEHLYDLCRNEYEHRERRMEQHKGIFGFGADWDKVKQIQNEKLPNCEKLTALQYKQKTQKR; encoded by the exons ATG GAAGCCAACCGGGATGACGCATTGAAGAGTCTCCGGCTCGCACGTAAACACTTTGAAGGCGGAAACCTTTCCGAAGCTCGTAGACTTGCGGATAAATCCATCAGCTTATTCCCCACGGCCGAGGCCAAGGATTTCCTGGCTACACTTGCATCTGCGCCATCTCCCTCTGGTACACCGACAGATCCTCCCAAAGCTTCAGGCGCAGAAGTCCACCCATCTGCGGGTGGAGCACATAGTAGAAAGGGGAAGACTAAGGATCAGGCAACCAATGGGAGCGAGAAGAAGTGGACACCAGAACAGGCGGCTGTAGTGAAACGAGTAAGGTCGTGCGGGGCTACAGCTTATTATGAAGTACTCGCAATTGAGAAGACAGCGGATGAAGGAGAGGTTAAAAAGGCCTATCGCAAG CTTGCCCTCCAGTTACATCCTGACAAGAACAATGCCCTGGAGCAGACGAGGCTTTCAAAGGTTGGAGGAAACC CATTCACGATATTGTCTGATCCTCAAAAGCGGGCGGTATATGATCAAGTTGGTGGCGATCCGGAGCAAAGAGGCGGTGGTGGTAGCGCTGCAAGCAGTGGGATGGGCGGTATGCGTATGCGGCCAGGATACAACCATATGTTCTTTGATGAGGAAATCAACCCTGAAG ATGTGTTCAACATGTTCTTTGGTGCGTCTGGATTTGGTGGTCCTGGCTTCTCGACTGGATTTGGGAATGGTTTCGGTGGTACACCAG TATTTTCGGCATCTTTCGGAGGCCCTGGAATTCGTGTACAGCGATTCGGCGCCCCTCGGCGCCCAGCGGGCCAACAACAAGCAGGCGAAACGGGCGACACTCGATCAATATTCGTTCAACTTCTCCCTCTTATCGCTCTACTTGCAATTTCGCTATTCTCAAGTCTATTCTCGTTTATTACAAACGGTGGTCCGTCCTACCCTGGATTCCGATACGATGCATCCAAAAGCTTCAATGTCGAACAAACGACCACTCGGTTAAATGTGCCATATTTTGTGTCACCAAACGAGTGGACGGAGCATCCTATAGGCAAAGTCGCAGAACAAGTTAAAGCTGGAGCTCCTACACCGAGCACTAGCGATCTCTTAAAACTGCGCTCGTTCGAAACTATAGTGGAGAGACGATATGAGGAACATTTATATGACTTGTGCCGGAACGAATACGAGCACCGGGAACGACGGATGGAACAGCATAAAGGTATCTTTGGATTTGGCGCGGACTGGGACAAGGTCAAGCAGATTCAGAATGAGAAACTCCCCAACTGCGAGAAGCTCACAGCTCTTCAGTACAAACAAAAGACGCAGAAAAGATAG